One Halovivax ruber XH-70 genomic region harbors:
- a CDS encoding multicopper oxidase family protein, whose amino-acid sequence MRPVSRRRLLQLGGATGLAGLASAGVVGRSNSDDRLQDHEGPELEKYVQPLPILDERDPDDWVGIGQYHNLEITEFTQQLHPDLPETTLWGFDGQFPGPIIPGFRGLQLAVEVDNSGLPDEHLLSVDERIAGTTTANYPGHDGPVPEVRNSIHFHGLAVQAASDGQADMWVSPDGVTGPRRSRDVQVIPNQQPRLSTTYHDHTRAISRLNNYAGVIGPYLVRDGSERQLGLPTGEYDVTLVLADRSVTDDGALYYPDEFVPMFGGEKATVNGAIWPYMEVEPRRYRFRILNPSNGRTWGLRLRNEADDSEEVPEMTQLSAGHGYLDEVVGVGPYGDLGTLLLSPFERAEVVIDFADFPGETFTVTNHALFPYPHGDHHNPNTSSPAPDLDEVMQFRVSRDRVDDPSRDPHEIEFPTPERPDPADAVETREITMQMDMNEAPMFHTLNDRGPFDDVAIRPQLGSTETWELKNDTMQSHPIHLHLVRFWVEGRKDLGADEFEDPRPNERSGKDTVMVMPNQNVKLTVAFDDHAGTYPFHCHNLEHEDNAMMRPLEVVGEDSDE is encoded by the coding sequence ATGCGGCCGGTATCCAGGCGTCGACTCCTCCAGCTTGGCGGTGCCACCGGGTTGGCCGGCCTCGCGTCGGCCGGAGTCGTCGGCCGGTCGAATTCGGACGACCGATTGCAGGACCACGAGGGGCCGGAACTCGAGAAGTACGTGCAGCCGTTGCCGATCCTCGACGAACGCGACCCCGACGACTGGGTTGGGATCGGTCAGTACCACAATCTCGAGATCACGGAGTTCACCCAGCAGCTCCATCCCGATCTGCCGGAGACGACACTCTGGGGGTTCGACGGCCAGTTCCCCGGGCCGATCATCCCCGGATTTCGTGGCCTCCAGCTCGCGGTCGAGGTGGACAACAGCGGGTTGCCCGACGAACACCTGCTCTCGGTCGACGAGCGAATCGCGGGGACCACGACGGCGAACTACCCCGGTCACGACGGCCCCGTTCCCGAGGTACGCAACTCGATTCACTTCCACGGACTCGCCGTGCAGGCCGCGTCAGACGGACAGGCGGACATGTGGGTGTCACCGGACGGCGTCACTGGGCCTCGCCGGAGCAGGGACGTACAAGTGATCCCCAATCAACAGCCCCGCCTCTCGACGACCTACCACGACCACACGCGTGCCATCAGCCGACTGAACAACTACGCTGGAGTCATCGGTCCGTACCTCGTTCGAGACGGGTCCGAACGGCAACTCGGCCTCCCAACCGGTGAGTACGACGTCACGCTCGTCCTGGCCGACCGATCGGTCACCGACGACGGCGCACTGTACTATCCCGACGAGTTCGTCCCCATGTTCGGCGGCGAGAAAGCCACGGTCAACGGGGCGATCTGGCCGTACATGGAGGTCGAGCCACGTCGATACCGCTTTCGCATTCTCAATCCGTCGAACGGGCGCACCTGGGGACTCCGACTCAGAAACGAGGCGGACGATAGCGAGGAGGTCCCCGAGATGACGCAGCTCTCCGCCGGTCACGGCTACTTAGACGAGGTCGTCGGGGTCGGTCCGTACGGCGACCTCGGCACACTCTTGCTCTCGCCGTTCGAACGCGCGGAAGTCGTCATCGACTTCGCTGACTTCCCCGGCGAGACGTTCACCGTCACCAATCACGCCCTCTTCCCCTATCCGCACGGCGACCACCACAATCCGAACACGAGCAGTCCGGCGCCCGATCTGGACGAAGTCATGCAGTTTCGCGTCTCGCGCGATCGCGTCGACGATCCGTCGCGCGATCCGCACGAGATCGAGTTCCCGACGCCCGAGCGACCGGATCCGGCGGACGCCGTCGAGACCCGAGAGATCACCATGCAGATGGACATGAACGAAGCGCCGATGTTCCACACGCTCAACGATCGGGGCCCGTTCGACGACGTCGCCATCAGGCCCCAGCTCGGCTCGACCGAGACCTGGGAACTCAAAAACGACACGATGCAGTCCCATCCGATCCACCTCCACCTGGTCCGGTTCTGGGTCGAGGGGCGCAAGGACCTCGGCGCCGACGAGTTCGAGGATCCGCGTCCGAACGAGCGAAGCGGCAAGGACACTGTCATGGTCATGCCGAACCAGAACGTCAAGCTCACGGTCGCGTTCGACGACCACGCGGGCACCTATCCGTTCCACTGTCACAACTTAGAACACGAAGACAACGCCATGATGCGCCCGCTAGAAGTCGTTGGCGAGGACAGCGACGAGTAA
- a CDS encoding formate/nitrite transporter family protein: protein MSGADETSVTREPDGQDESDVPTSGEVVPERFSSDELFQRIIADADHEITSGTRELFFSAVAGGLAISITFLVYASLYPQADGGIARVLLYPLGFIYIIIGGYQLYTENTLPPVALTLERLASVPSLLRHWLIVLLGNFAGGAIGAIVLAYGGVFEQPAVDAAIMFAEDGVATARWDLFFKGAFAGLVVAGLVWVDFAARDTISRVVLIYIAFLTIPLGNLFHVVVSFTEVVFAMLVTDQIAFIPGMTDFVIPVLLGNTIGGVVLLTVVNYYQTSEHRLESGRFADARKLSVREWLAGGLAGRTYVPVVDTIEEIVRDTDSYRVLVPISNPRTERDLVKLACTLAGSRKTGAVHVVHFVQAPEHGAFHGDPEQHDRIVEASERQLETFEPMGEHHDIEFQTSTVVTPRSFEDVFDTANRLSPDLVLMGWGRDTVWSSARAERPLDELTNQLPTDFLIVRDRGLEPDEILLPTAGGPNAGLGAEIAGILQTTADIEVTLLHVVDGPAEREAGERFLHKLADDYDLDEPNLVVDTSGDIERAICDAAHNRAMVIIGASERGLLSRLVTDSLHLSILDDVEGSMLLAERPSERTFIERLIGAGSRENRRE, encoded by the coding sequence ATGAGTGGGGCCGACGAGACGTCCGTAACACGTGAACCCGACGGACAAGACGAATCAGACGTCCCGACGAGTGGCGAAGTCGTCCCCGAGCGATTCTCCTCCGACGAACTGTTCCAGCGGATCATCGCCGACGCGGACCACGAGATCACCTCTGGAACGCGCGAACTCTTCTTCAGCGCCGTGGCCGGCGGACTCGCGATTTCGATTACGTTTCTCGTCTACGCGTCGCTCTACCCCCAGGCCGACGGCGGGATCGCACGCGTGTTGCTGTACCCGCTCGGATTCATCTACATCATCATCGGCGGCTACCAGCTCTACACGGAGAACACCCTTCCCCCGGTCGCGCTGACGCTCGAACGACTGGCGTCCGTGCCCTCGCTCCTTCGCCACTGGCTGATCGTCCTCCTCGGTAACTTCGCGGGCGGGGCGATCGGTGCGATCGTCCTCGCCTACGGCGGCGTGTTCGAGCAGCCGGCCGTCGACGCGGCGATCATGTTCGCCGAAGACGGGGTCGCCACCGCCCGGTGGGACCTGTTCTTCAAGGGTGCGTTCGCCGGACTCGTCGTCGCCGGCCTCGTCTGGGTCGACTTCGCGGCCCGCGATACGATCTCTCGGGTCGTCCTCATCTACATCGCCTTCCTGACGATCCCCCTCGGGAATCTCTTCCACGTCGTCGTCTCCTTCACGGAGGTCGTCTTCGCGATGTTGGTCACCGACCAGATCGCGTTCATCCCTGGAATGACCGACTTCGTGATCCCGGTGTTGCTCGGGAACACGATCGGCGGCGTCGTGCTCCTCACGGTCGTCAACTACTATCAGACGAGCGAGCACCGCCTCGAATCCGGTCGATTCGCCGACGCGAGAAAGCTCTCGGTGCGCGAGTGGCTCGCCGGTGGCCTCGCCGGACGGACGTACGTCCCGGTCGTAGACACGATCGAAGAGATCGTCAGGGACACGGATTCCTACCGCGTACTCGTCCCGATTTCGAACCCCCGAACCGAACGGGACCTGGTCAAACTGGCGTGTACCCTCGCCGGGTCGCGAAAGACCGGCGCCGTCCACGTCGTCCACTTCGTGCAGGCACCCGAACACGGCGCCTTCCACGGCGACCCCGAGCAGCACGATCGGATTGTCGAAGCGTCCGAGCGCCAACTGGAAACCTTCGAACCGATGGGTGAACACCACGACATCGAGTTCCAGACGTCGACCGTCGTCACGCCCCGGTCCTTCGAAGACGTGTTCGACACGGCGAACCGGCTGAGTCCCGACCTCGTCCTCATGGGCTGGGGCCGTGATACGGTCTGGTCGTCGGCACGAGCCGAACGACCGCTCGACGAACTCACCAACCAGTTGCCGACCGACTTCCTGATCGTCAGAGATCGCGGCCTCGAACCCGACGAGATCCTCCTCCCGACGGCAGGCGGGCCGAACGCGGGTCTCGGCGCCGAGATCGCCGGAATACTGCAGACCACTGCAGACATCGAGGTCACCCTGCTACACGTCGTCGACGGGCCGGCAGAACGCGAGGCAGGCGAACGATTCCTCCACAAACTGGCCGACGACTACGACCTCGACGAGCCGAATCTCGTCGTCGACACGTCCGGCGACATCGAGCGAGCGATCTGCGATGCGGCCCACAATCGAGCGATGGTCATCATCGGCGCCAGCGAGCGCGGTTTGCTCTCCCGGCTCGTCACCGATTCGTTGCACCTCTCGATCCTGGACGACGTCGAGGGGTCGATGCTCCTCGCCGAGCGACCTTCCGAACGGACGTTCATCGAACGGCTGATCGGTGCGGGGAGTCGTGAGAACAGACGTGAGTGA
- a CDS encoding acyltransferase, which translates to MIERIASIDVGRAVAIGFVVVLHAEVFRGMGVAGNAVYFATDAVGRFAVPFFFLTSGYLFARNTDRSPAENYVRSYVTRVASIYGYAVAIYLPLAVVTAGALASQSGASVGQAVIESLASGLDPLGLAYYGDSIIYHLWFLPALLFSIAFLYAFVATGLIRFALPIAACLHVIGLLAESYTMGPTLSIQARDALFFGAFYTTLGYSMHTWSWQPDPDRRNRYLGLAALGAVGHFAEHYVLGYVLTDETLRTTAYTPEFSLLTIFYSTALFCYVLATPSLGRETPVPTIGRYAVGVYVYHPIVLFALDGIAAFFGVANAGILPVIGWELLVPVVAYAVSLAGYRRMKERDASDRLRRAIVAAISTRTTSER; encoded by the coding sequence ATGATCGAGCGGATCGCGAGCATCGACGTCGGCCGGGCCGTCGCGATCGGCTTCGTCGTCGTCCTCCACGCCGAAGTGTTTCGCGGCATGGGCGTGGCCGGCAACGCCGTCTACTTCGCGACGGACGCGGTCGGTCGGTTCGCCGTCCCGTTTTTCTTCCTGACGTCGGGCTACCTCTTCGCGAGGAATACCGACCGAAGCCCGGCCGAGAACTACGTCCGCTCGTACGTCACTCGCGTGGCGAGTATCTACGGATACGCCGTGGCAATCTACCTGCCACTCGCGGTGGTGACCGCCGGCGCGCTCGCCAGTCAGTCCGGGGCGTCGGTCGGGCAGGCGGTGATCGAATCGCTGGCCTCGGGTCTCGACCCGCTCGGACTGGCCTACTACGGCGACTCGATCATCTACCACCTCTGGTTCCTCCCCGCCCTGCTCTTCTCGATCGCCTTCCTCTACGCGTTCGTCGCGACGGGACTGATCCGGTTCGCCCTGCCGATCGCCGCGTGTCTGCACGTGATCGGCCTGCTCGCCGAGAGCTACACGATGGGACCGACACTTTCGATCCAGGCCAGGGACGCCCTGTTCTTCGGGGCGTTCTACACGACGCTCGGCTACAGCATGCACACGTGGTCGTGGCAACCGGATCCGGACCGCCGCAACCGATATCTGGGACTGGCAGCGCTCGGGGCGGTCGGACACTTCGCCGAACACTACGTCCTCGGATACGTTCTCACCGACGAAACGCTGCGAACGACGGCCTACACGCCGGAATTCAGTCTTCTCACAATATTTTATTCGACGGCGCTGTTCTGCTACGTCCTCGCCACGCCGTCACTCGGTCGCGAGACGCCCGTGCCGACGATCGGCCGATACGCCGTCGGGGTCTACGTCTATCACCCGATCGTGCTCTTTGCCCTCGACGGGATCGCCGCGTTCTTCGGCGTGGCGAACGCCGGAATACTCCCCGTAATCGGCTGGGAGTTACTGGTCCCGGTCGTCGCGTACGCCGTCTCGCTCGCGGGGTATCGACGCATGAAAGAACGAGATGCAAGTGATCGTCTCCGCCGAGCCATCGTCGCAGCGATATCAACAAGAACGACCAGCGAGCGGTAA
- a CDS encoding Glu/Leu/Phe/Val dehydrogenase family protein, which translates to MVFDSLAEGEHEQVSYFSDPETGLEAIIAVHDTTLGPGLGGTRMLDYETEADALDDVLRLSKAMTKKAAAADLDLGGAKAVIVGDHESLKTTELLEAYGRAVDCMGGRYITSVDVNSSVADMEVIATETDHVVGREDGLGDPSPITATGVLSGLEAAVEYEYGTDSFEGIDVVVQGLGKVGSALASGLIERGASVTVSDVSEDNIERFLADHDAELVAPDDIYDEPCDVFAPCAIGGVINDETVPRLDCDIVAGGANNPLAERRHADELADRGIWYAPDYVINAGGLITVAEEYRGGTRDAAFEKATAIGDRLSRMMERAEDEGTTVLDAADAFARERIENADRTTPARFD; encoded by the coding sequence ATGGTATTCGACTCGCTCGCCGAAGGGGAACACGAGCAGGTATCGTACTTCTCCGACCCGGAGACGGGGCTGGAGGCGATCATCGCGGTCCACGACACGACACTCGGGCCGGGTCTCGGTGGCACCCGGATGCTCGATTACGAGACCGAAGCCGACGCGTTAGACGACGTGCTCAGGCTCTCGAAGGCGATGACGAAGAAGGCCGCCGCGGCGGATCTCGATCTCGGCGGGGCGAAGGCGGTTATCGTCGGCGACCACGAATCGCTGAAGACGACGGAGTTGCTGGAAGCCTACGGCCGCGCCGTCGACTGCATGGGCGGGCGCTACATCACGTCCGTCGACGTCAACTCCTCGGTCGCGGACATGGAGGTCATCGCGACCGAGACCGACCACGTCGTCGGTCGCGAGGACGGCCTCGGCGATCCGTCGCCGATCACCGCGACGGGCGTGCTCTCCGGCCTCGAAGCGGCCGTCGAGTACGAGTACGGCACCGACTCGTTCGAGGGGATCGACGTCGTCGTCCAGGGGCTCGGCAAGGTCGGCTCGGCCCTCGCGAGCGGCCTCATCGAGCGCGGCGCGTCCGTCACCGTCTCGGACGTGAGCGAGGACAACATCGAACGGTTCCTCGCGGACCACGACGCCGAACTGGTCGCCCCCGACGACATTTACGACGAACCCTGTGACGTCTTCGCGCCGTGTGCGATCGGCGGCGTCATCAACGACGAGACGGTTCCGCGCCTCGACTGCGACATCGTCGCGGGCGGAGCGAACAATCCGCTCGCCGAACGCCGACACGCCGACGAGCTGGCGGATCGCGGCATCTGGTACGCGCCCGACTACGTCATCAACGCCGGCGGCCTCATCACGGTCGCCGAGGAGTACCGCGGCGGGACGCGCGACGCCGCATTCGAGAAGGCTACCGCCATCGGTGACCGACTCTCCCGGATGATGGAACGAGCGGAGGACGAAGGAACGACGGTTCTGGACGCGGCGGACGCGTTCGCCCGTGAGCGAATCGAGAACGCCGACCGGACGACGCCCGCCCGGTTCGACTGA
- a CDS encoding type II toxin-antitoxin system VapC family toxin yields the protein MSVFIDTGVFFAQHDEAAPRHPKATEAMSSVLGGTFGQPYTSDYVIDETITLTRKRSGSYEAALTAGQRILGLEGYPDHIQTIQITTELFEHSLKTFRQYSDHELSFTDACTIAVVEKYDIDSVLSFDDDFDGIVERIDPSTV from the coding sequence ATGAGTGTCTTTATCGACACGGGTGTCTTTTTCGCCCAGCATGACGAAGCAGCCCCGCGACACCCAAAAGCGACCGAAGCGATGAGTAGCGTTCTCGGCGGTACATTCGGACAGCCCTACACGAGCGACTACGTAATCGACGAGACCATTACGCTGACGCGGAAACGGAGTGGAAGCTACGAGGCTGCGTTGACCGCCGGCCAACGAATTCTCGGACTCGAGGGCTACCCGGATCACATCCAGACGATTCAGATAACCACGGAACTCTTCGAACACTCACTGAAGACGTTCCGGCAGTACAGCGATCATGAACTGAGTTTCACCGACGCTTGTACCATCGCGGTGGTCGAGAAGTACGATATCGATTCCGTTCTTAGTTTCGACGACGACTTCGACGGAATCGTCGAGCGAATCGACCCGAGTACAGTATAG